The genomic segment ATCATGAAGGAATCGCCGCCCGTGCGGATCGGGCCGACCGGAGACGTGCGGTCGTGCCGTCGCTGAGCACAAGGGATCCAGCGACGGTGCCGCGTGCCGCCCGGTGACCGTTCCCGCTCATGCGTGAACCTCTCGGTTGTCACTGCCGGCAGGTCCGGTGCGAGTCGGTTGCCGATCAGGATCGTCCCACAAGATCACTAACCTGTGGCCCATACGATCGGTCGACGCCGATGGGTCTTCGCGCCAAGCCCTCCGTCTTAACTCTGCGACACCTTCCGGCAATTGCGCTACTCCCTCCGGGGAGTCCAGGCACGCCTTCACCATCTCCGAGATGACCTCACACGGCTCCTCACGTTGTGATTCAAGGTCCTCATGCTGTGATCCGGTGTCCCGAAACCAGACAATTGCTGGCAAACCCTCCTGCAACCCTACCAAGAGCTGTTGTTCGCCTGCCGTGTTGGGCTGGGGTGGTTCACTCAAGACGAGAACGACCGCAGTTCCCTCTCGTTCAAGCTCCGCTTCCAGCTGTACGTCGGTCTCGTCGCCGGAGGCGCAATGGATCAGGCCTTCGAGGACGGTCGCTTCTCGCACGATTCGCCAACGCCCTCGCCAGCCGCGGTGCCACTCCTCGGCCCGGATGCGCTCAAGACTGCGGATGACCAGTGGATAGTGGATGGCCAGACGCCGGCTGCGGGTTCGAAGGTCCTTACTCCAGCGGTCGACGGGCTCGTTGAGCAGTGCACTGGGCAGAACGAACTCGATGGCCACCGGGCCGTCCCGGTCGGCCCAGCGACGTTCCGTCTCGAGCACCACCTGGTCGACGGCTGTCTCCAGCTCGTCGCGCCGCACCCGGCGATCTTCACCGCGAATCGGTTGCCAGGACGGCGAAGCCCACTGATACCAGTGGGACATGATGAAGATGTCGTCCTCGACGCCGTGCTTCTCGAACTGGATGACCAGATACGCGGTGCCGGCGCGAGCTGTCGTCACCGCCGGGGGTTCGGCAGCCGGCTCCACAGCGCCCCAAACGACAGAGAGGTTCTGGACGACGCCCCTCAGGCGGGCCTGGGCACTGATGTGAACCTTTGTGGTCAATCGCTCCAGGAACGGTAGCCAAGCCGGCCCGTCGGCCGCCGGGATCGCAGCGAGATGGGCGAAGAGATGCCAGGCGGTCTCGCAGTAGAGCGGCAGGGGCTCGTCCCGGCGCTCGGCCACGAAACTGCGAAGATCACCCGTCAGCGGCACGTTGTTCAAGTCGGGTCGCAGCTCGTGCAGGTCGTGCTCGGCGAACTGCTGCAGCACCTGCCATTCATCAGCCAGCCGGAGGATGGCGTGCACCCGTCTCGGGTCAGACTCCAGGAGGTCGAGGCATTCGGCGAGACTGCGCAGACCACCCGGACGGTCCACGCACGCGGTGGCCAGCAGGGCGAGTTGAGGACGGGGAAGGCCGACCTCGCGCAGCCCGAGCGCGGCGCCGAGGGCCAGATCCAACTCGTCCATCAGAGCCACCCGGGCGTTGGCGTCACGCACCACGGGCGAGGCCAGTAGGACGTTGGTGGCGTCCTTGACGATGCGCAGCCGGTCCGCGGCCAACTTCTGAGGAGTCTGCCGCATTTCGCTCGTGTCAACCATGAGCGCGGCTCGGGATCGTGGCGGCCGGTGTCATTCCGGCGGCTCCACACGGAACGGGTCGAGTTGTCCCAGTTCCCGCGCGACCTCGGGGGCCGGGCCGGTCACCTCGATACGGAAGCGCTGACCGTCCTTCTCGTAGACGGCGATCAGATGCACTTTCTCGTGGCGGCGCTCCAGCAAGGACTGCACCGCGTACCACCCGCCGGACGAGGCGATGCCGACGGCTATCTGGATCAGCGCCTCGGTGACCGGGCCCCGGGTCGCGGCGAACTCGGCGAGCCCGTCGGCGTGCCACGTGCGAGCGGAGACGTCGGCCGCCCGGAGGGCGGCGACCAGTTCGGGCACGGCCGCCGAATAGATCGGAGTGTCCGCCTCGAAGGCGGGCAGGAAAACCACGTCGGAGTCGGCCACCGGGCCGGGAGCGTCATCGCTACCGATGGGTTCGGCGGAAATCCGTGGCGGCATGCCGCCATCGTATTGGTTATCGACACGCGAGAAAATTGTCGGCTAGACGACAGTGGACAGTCGCGCGGGACTGCTATGGCGTACAAGTGGCCGACTTCGCCGGAACGGGCAGATGCGGCTGGCGGAATGCCGTGCAGGGGGGCCGAATCGGTGATGGTGCTGCGTCGTCGGATTCGCGCCGAGGTGCGTCACGTCCACCGCCGCGCTCAGGGTCGTGGGGCGTCGGCCGGTCGGTCCCAGCCGTCGCACTCGTCTTCGGGCTCCGGGGTGGGCAGGAGGTCGAAGAGGTCGGGCCCGGCATGGCCGACGTCGACCGCGCGCCCGGTGAGGCCGAGCTGGGTGGCGCAGTCGCGGCCGAAGCCCTTGACCATGCGGTCGGCTCGCGTGAGGTGGCCGCAGCGGGGGCACCGCCGCATCTCAGCGTGACTTGCCGGACCGGTCATCGACCCCAGTATCGCGGCCGGACCGCCGATCGGCAGGGTTGTGGACAACTCGGGGCCGGGGAGGTGATGGCACAAGCGCACCACCGTGCGCGCGCATACCACTCGCGGCGGGCTTCAAACGGTGGTTTCGGTCCCATTGTCACGGCGTGCGGGCCGCCGGGGGAGGGGTTAGGGTTTGGTCGTGGGCGTGAAGACGTGGATCGAAGGCTGGCCGGTGTATCGGCAGCTCACGGGCACGGATCCGCTCGGGCGCGGGGCTGCCGCCCAGTCGAGGAAGTCCAAGGAGCTGCAGCCGCGCACCGAGACCGCTGATCGGGTGGCCAAGTCGGTCTGCCCTTACTGCGCGGTCGGCTGCGGGCAGCGGATCTTCGTGAAGGACGAGAAGGTCGTCCAGATCGAGGGTGACCCCGACAGCCCGGTGTCGCGGGGGCGGCTGTGTCCCAAGGGTTCGGCCAGCCTGAGCCTGGTGACCAGTGAGCGCCGGCAGAAAAAGGTGCTCTACCGCCGGCCGTACGGCAAAGATTGGGAAGAGCTCGACCTGAGCACGGCGATGCAGATGATCGCCGATCGGGTGCTGGCCGCGCGCGACGCCACCTGGGAAGACACCGACCCGGACGGCAAGCCGCTGAACCGGACGCGGGGCATTTCCAGTCTGGGTGGCGCGACGCTCGACAACGAAGAGAACTATCTGATCAAGAAGCTCTTCACGGCGATGGGCGCCATCCAGATCGAGAACCAGGCGCGTATTTGACACTCCGCCACGGTTCCCGGTCTGGGAACCTCCTTCGGCCGTGGCGGGGCCACCGGATTCCTCCAGGATCTGGCTAACGCCGACTGCATCATCATCCAGGGCTCGAACATGGCCGAGGCGCACCCGGTGGGCTTCCAGTGGGTGATCGAGGCCAAGAACCGTGGTGCGAAGGTCATTCACGTCGACCCGCGGTTCACCCGGACGAGCGCGCTCGCGCACACCTATCTGCCGGTGCGCGCGGGAGCCGACATCGCGTTCCTGGGCGGCGTGGTCAACTACATCCTCAGCAACGAGAAGGATTTCCGCGACTACGTGCTGGCGTACACCAACGCGTCAATGCTCGTCAGCGAGGACTTCCAGGACACTGAGGACCTCGACGGCCTGTTCTCCGGCTACGACCCCGAGACCAACACGTACGACCAGTCGAGCTGGCAGTACGCGGGGCAGCAGGACGAGGGCCAGGAGGAAGAGGACTCGCACGTCGACCGCGAGACCGCCTCGGGCCTGGAGCAGGAGTCGCACGGCCCGCCGATCCCGGCCGACGTGCCCCGCGACCCCACGCTGCAGGACCCGCGCTGCGTGTATCAGGTGCTCAAGCGGCACTACGCGCGATACACGCCCGAGGTCGTGGAGCGGCTGTGCGGCGTGCCGCAGGAGAAGTTCCTCGAGGTCTGTGAGGCCTGGACAGCCAACTCGGGCCGCGAGCGCACGACCGCGCTGGTCTACTCGGTGGGCTGGACGCAGCACAGCGTGGGCGTTCAGTACATCCGCACCGGCGCGATCATCCAGCTGCTGCTGGGCAACATGGGCCGGCCCGGCGGCGGCGTGATGGCGCTGCGCGGGCACGCCAGCATCCAGGGTTCGACCGACATCCCGACGCTGTTCAACCTGCTGCCCGGCTACCTGCCGATGCCGCACGTCAGCCAGCACGAGACGTTCGACCAGTGGATCGACGCGATCAGGCATCCCGAGCAGAAGGGCTTCTGGGCCAACGCCAAGTCGTACGCGGTGAGCCTGCTCAAGTCGTACTGGGGCGACGCGGCGACGGAGGAGAACGACTACGGGTACGGCTGGATGCCCCGCCTGACCGGCGACCACGGCACCTATCAGCAGGTGCTCGACATGATCGACGGCAAGATCAAGGGCTACTTCCTGCTCGGGCAGAACCCGGCCGTCGGCTCGGCCCACGGGCGCGCGCAGCGGCTGGGCATGGCCAACCTGGACTGGCTGGTCGTGCGCGACCTCTACATGATCGAGAGCGCGACGTTCTGGAAGAACGGGCCCGAGGTGGGGACGGGCGAGATCGTGCCCGAGGAGTGCAAGACCGAGGTGTTCTTCATGCCGGCCGCCTCGCACGCCGAGAAGGAGGGCACCTTCACCCAGACCCAGCGCATGCTGCAGTGGCGGGAGAAGGCCGTCGCGCCGCCCGGCGACGCGACCAGCGAACTCTGGTTCTTCTACCACCTCGGCAAGATCATTCGGGAGCGGCTGGCCGGCTCGACGCGTCCGCAGGACCAGGGTCTGCTCAATTTGACCTGGGAGTACGGCGAGGACGAACCGGACGGGGAGGCCGTGCTCAAGGAGATCAACGGGTACGACCTGACGACCGGCAAGCTGCTGAGCTCGTTCACGGAGATGAAGCCGGACGGGTCGACCTCCGGCGGCTGCTGGATCTACACGGGCGTGTTCTCCGACGGCGTCAACCAGGCCAACCGGCGCAAACCCGGCAGCGAGCAGAACTACGTCGCGCCCGAGTGGGGCTGGGCCTGGCCGGCCAACCGGCGCACGCTCTACAACCGCGCGTCGGCCGACCCCGACGGCAAGCCGTGGTCGGAGCGCAAGAAGTACGTGTGGTGGGACGCCGAGAAGGGCGAATGGGTCGGCGACGACGTGCCCGACTTCGAGAAGACGAAGCCGCCGTCCTACCGTCCGCCCGAGGGCGCGAGCGGCGTCGAGGCGATCTCCGGCGACGACGCGTTCATCATGCAGGGCGACGGCAAGGGCTGGCTGTACGCGCCGAGCGGGCTCATCGACGGGCCGATGCCGACGCATTACGAGCCGGCCGAGTCGATGGTGCGCAACCCGCTCTACGGCCAGCAGGCCAACCCGACCCGCAAGGTCTACGAGCGGTCCGACAACCTCACCAACCCGAGTCCGCCCGAGCGGCACGCCGAGGTCTTCCCGTACGTCTTCAGCACCTCACGCCTCACCGAGCACCACACGGCCGGCGGCATGAGCCGGCAGCTGGCGTACCTGTCGGAGCTGCAGCCGGAGATGTTCGTCGAGGTGTCGCCCGAGCTGGCGGCCGAACGCGGGCTCGAGCACATGGGGTGGGCGCACATAGTCACCGCCCGCGCGGCCATCGAGGCCAAGGTGATGGTGACCGACCGGCTGTCCCCGCTGCGCATCGAGGGCCGCATCGTGCACCAGCTGTGGATGCCGTACCACTGGGGCAGCGAAGGTCTGGTCACCGGCGACTCGGCCAACGACCTGATCGGCATCACGCTCGACCCCAACGTGCTGATCCAGGAGAGCAAGGTCGGCACGTGTGACATCCAGCCGGGCCGCCGCCCCACCGGGCAGGAACTGCTGAGGTATGTGCAGGATTATCGGGACCGGGCCGGACTGGCCGCCGACCACCACACGCCGATCATGACGGTGGGGGAGGAGAACGCGGACGATGGGCAATAGCCTGTACGGCCCGATCGACCCGGCGGAGGACGCGGGTTACTCCGCGCCGCCGCCCCGC from the Paractinoplanes abujensis genome contains:
- a CDS encoding VMAP-C domain-containing protein, which produces MVDTSEMRQTPQKLAADRLRIVKDATNVLLASPVVRDANARVALMDELDLALGAALGLREVGLPRPQLALLATACVDRPGGLRSLAECLDLLESDPRRVHAILRLADEWQVLQQFAEHDLHELRPDLNNVPLTGDLRSFVAERRDEPLPLYCETAWHLFAHLAAIPAADGPAWLPFLERLTTKVHISAQARLRGVVQNLSVVWGAVEPAAEPPAVTTARAGTAYLVIQFEKHGVEDDIFIMSHWYQWASPSWQPIRGEDRRVRRDELETAVDQVVLETERRWADRDGPVAIEFVLPSALLNEPVDRWSKDLRTRSRRLAIHYPLVIRSLERIRAEEWHRGWRGRWRIVREATVLEGLIHCASGDETDVQLEAELEREGTAVVLVLSEPPQPNTAGEQQLLVGLQEGLPAIVWFRDTGSQHEDLESQREEPCEVISEMVKACLDSPEGVAQLPEGVAELRRRAWREDPSASTDRMGHRLVILWDDPDRQPTRTGPAGSDNREVHA
- the fdh gene encoding formate dehydrogenase, producing the protein MGVKTWIEGWPVYRQLTGTDPLGRGAAAQSRKSKELQPRTETADRVAKSVCPYCAVGCGQRIFVKDEKVVQIEGDPDSPVSRGRLCPKGSASLSLVTSERRQKKVLYRRPYGKDWEELDLSTAMQMIADRVLAARDATWEDTDPDGKPLNRTRGISSLGGATLDNEENYLIKKLFTAMGAIQIENQARIUHSATVPGLGTSFGRGGATGFLQDLANADCIIIQGSNMAEAHPVGFQWVIEAKNRGAKVIHVDPRFTRTSALAHTYLPVRAGADIAFLGGVVNYILSNEKDFRDYVLAYTNASMLVSEDFQDTEDLDGLFSGYDPETNTYDQSSWQYAGQQDEGQEEEDSHVDRETASGLEQESHGPPIPADVPRDPTLQDPRCVYQVLKRHYARYTPEVVERLCGVPQEKFLEVCEAWTANSGRERTTALVYSVGWTQHSVGVQYIRTGAIIQLLLGNMGRPGGGVMALRGHASIQGSTDIPTLFNLLPGYLPMPHVSQHETFDQWIDAIRHPEQKGFWANAKSYAVSLLKSYWGDAATEENDYGYGWMPRLTGDHGTYQQVLDMIDGKIKGYFLLGQNPAVGSAHGRAQRLGMANLDWLVVRDLYMIESATFWKNGPEVGTGEIVPEECKTEVFFMPAASHAEKEGTFTQTQRMLQWREKAVAPPGDATSELWFFYHLGKIIRERLAGSTRPQDQGLLNLTWEYGEDEPDGEAVLKEINGYDLTTGKLLSSFTEMKPDGSTSGGCWIYTGVFSDGVNQANRRKPGSEQNYVAPEWGWAWPANRRTLYNRASADPDGKPWSERKKYVWWDAEKGEWVGDDVPDFEKTKPPSYRPPEGASGVEAISGDDAFIMQGDGKGWLYAPSGLIDGPMPTHYEPAESMVRNPLYGQQANPTRKVYERSDNLTNPSPPERHAEVFPYVFSTSRLTEHHTAGGMSRQLAYLSELQPEMFVEVSPELAAERGLEHMGWAHIVTARAAIEAKVMVTDRLSPLRIEGRIVHQLWMPYHWGSEGLVTGDSANDLIGITLDPNVLIQESKVGTCDIQPGRRPTGQELLRYVQDYRDRAGLAADHHTPIMTVGEENADDGQ